The Amycolatopsis endophytica genome includes the window CAGGTGGGTGCTTCGGCAAGCCGCTCGGTCAGGTTCTTCGGCCCCAGCTCGGCGAGATCGACGACGAGGCCGCTCAACTCGGCCGCAGGCACCCCGAACAGGACGGGCACGCCGAGTGGGTCTATTTCGACGTGGACGCCGGACTGCACCACGTCCTGGTCGATCAACGCGGGCGCGGTGTGCAGGCCGCCGAGCGCCGCGGCGTAGCGGCCCGGCGACTGGTCCGGGCGGGGCATGCCGGTGAACCGGATCGGCTCGGCGAGGCTGATGACGAGCGTGACGTGCCGCGACGGCAGCCCGCGGTGGGTGCTGAGGACTCCGTGACGGCGGTACCCGATGTAGCGCGTGATCAGCGGCCGCAACTCCGGATGCGGCTCACGGATCACCCACTCCACATCGGACACTCAGAACCCGTTGGTCTCCAACCGGATTCCGAACGGCTCCCCGATCTCGACAGGCTGTCCGAAGGGGACCCGCACGGTGCGACTGTAGACACCCTCGATCGGCTCGGTGAAGAGCGAGACCGCGGGGCCGTCCTCGTCGTAGGCGTCGATCAGGAGGTACTGCGGGATGTTCCCGTGGGCGTAGGCCCACTTCT containing:
- a CDS encoding helix-turn-helix domain-containing protein, encoding MSDVEWVIREPHPELRPLITRYIGYRRHGVLSTHRGLPSRHVTLVISLAEPIRFTGMPRPDQSPGRYAAALGGLHTAPALIDQDVVQSGVHVEIDPLGVPVLFGVPAAELSGLVVDLAELGPKNLTERLAEAPTWADRFAVLDRTFRATLADRAPSPEVTWAWRRLTGTGGLIRVEALANEVGWSRRHLAERFRRELGLAPKQAARVLRFERAVTRLRQRRTDLATLAADCGFYDQAHLSNEWRALAGCSPRTWIAEELPFRAHRGAP